From the Candidatus Woesearchaeota archaeon genome, one window contains:
- a CDS encoding metal-sulfur cluster assembly factor: protein MEKEKGFLQKIKDTLFGEDEEDFNAEGYTEETPSQDEQELSQITESVILSAEKPAQAETTEEQAAKAEAKKSTLQKVSKEDMEAVEENKPIIEILKTVIDPELQIDIWTLGLIYNIKIKPEQKEAEILLTFTSIMCPVGPMIVQSVDLAIKKLPNMEKVHVEVTFNPPWEPTDELREMLGV from the coding sequence CAAAAGATAAAAGACACACTCTTCGGCGAAGACGAAGAAGATTTTAACGCAGAAGGATACACAGAAGAGACTCCTTCTCAAGATGAACAAGAGCTCTCTCAGATTACAGAAAGCGTTATTCTCAGTGCAGAGAAACCTGCGCAAGCAGAAACTACTGAAGAACAAGCGGCAAAAGCTGAAGCAAAGAAAAGCACGCTTCAAAAAGTCAGCAAAGAGGACATGGAAGCGGTTGAAGAAAACAAGCCTATCATTGAAATACTCAAAACAGTAATAGATCCAGAATTGCAAATTGATATTTGGACATTAGGATTAATTTACAATATCAAAATTAAGCCAGAACAAAAAGAAGCGGAAATACTTTTGACCTTCACATCAATAATGTGTCCGGTTGGACCGATGATTGTGCAGAGTGTAGATCTCGCAATCAAGAAGTTGCCCAACATGGAGAAAGTGCATGTTGAAGTAACATTTAATCCCCCTTGGGAACCAACAGATGAATTGCGGGAGATGTTGGGTGTATAG